The following coding sequences are from one Streptococcus mitis window:
- the aroA gene encoding 3-phosphoshikimate 1-carboxyvinyltransferase has protein sequence MKLKTNISHLHGSIRVPGDKSISHRSIIFGSLAEGETKVYDILRGEDVLSTMQVFRALGVEIEDKDGIITIQGVGVDGFKVPQNALDMGNSGTSIRLISGVLAGADFEVEMFGDDSLSKRPMDRVTLPLKKMGVSISGQTERDLPPLHLKGTKNLRPIHYELPIASAQVKSALMFAALQAQGESVIIEKECTRNHTEDMLQQFGGHLSVDGKKITVQGPQKLTGQKVVVPGDISSAAFWLVAGLIVPNSRVVLKNVGINETRTGIIDVIRAMGGKLEITEIDPVAKSATLIVESSDLKGTEIGGALIPRLIDELPIIALLATQAHGVTVIKDAEELKVKETDRIQVVADALNSMGADITPTADGMIIKGKSALHGARVNTFGDHRIGMMTAIAALLVADGEVELDRAEAINTSYPSFFDDLESLIHG, from the coding sequence ATGAAACTAAAAACAAACATTAGCCACTTACACGGCAGTATCCGAGTTCCAGGTGACAAGTCTATTAGCCATCGGTCCATTATCTTTGGAAGTTTGGCTGAGGGTGAGACCAAGGTTTATGATATATTACGTGGCGAAGACGTCCTTTCGACCATGCAAGTCTTTCGTGCCCTTGGTGTTGAGATTGAGGATAAAGATGGGATTATTACCATTCAAGGTGTGGGCGTGGATGGCTTTAAAGTCCCACAAAATGCCCTTGATATGGGAAATTCTGGCACCTCGATTCGCCTGATTTCAGGTGTTCTTGCTGGTGCAGACTTTGAAGTAGAAATGTTTGGAGATGACAGTCTTTCCAAACGACCTATGGACCGTGTGACTCTTCCACTGAAAAAAATGGGCGTCAGCATTTCGGGACAAACTGAGCGAGACCTTCCTCCCCTTCATTTAAAAGGGACGAAAAACCTAAGACCTATTCATTATGAGTTGCCAATTGCCTCTGCTCAAGTCAAATCAGCCTTGATGTTTGCAGCCTTGCAGGCCCAGGGGGAGTCTGTAATTATCGAAAAAGAGTGCACCCGTAATCATACTGAAGATATGCTGCAACAATTTGGTGGTCATTTAAGTGTGGACGGTAAGAAAATCACAGTCCAAGGGCCACAAAAATTGACAGGACAGAAGGTGGTCGTACCAGGAGATATTTCCAGTGCAGCCTTTTGGTTGGTCGCAGGTTTGATTGTTCCAAATTCTCGTGTAGTGCTGAAGAATGTTGGTATTAACGAAACGCGTACAGGTATCATCGATGTCATTCGTGCTATGGGTGGAAAACTAGAAATAACTGAAATTGACCCAGTCGCTAAATCTGCTACCTTGATTGTTGAGTCTTCTGACTTGAAAGGAACAGAGATTGGTGGCGCTTTGATTCCACGCTTGATTGATGAATTGCCCATTATTGCTCTTCTTGCTACCCAAGCACATGGTGTAACAGTTATCAAGGATGCTGAGGAACTTAAGGTCAAGGAAACAGACCGCATTCAGGTTGTGGCAGACGCTTTAAATAGCATGGGTGCGGATATCACACCTACAGCAGATGGAATGATTATCAAAGGAAAATCAGCCCTTCACGGTGCTAGAGTCAATACTTTTGGAGACCATCGTATCGGCATGATGACAGCTATCGCGGCCCTCTTGGTTGCTGATGGAGAGGTGGAGCTTGACCGTGCTGAAGCTATCAATACCAGCTATCCTAGCTTCTTTGATGATTTGGAGAGCTTGATTCATGGCTAA
- a CDS encoding YlbF/YmcA family competence regulator: MSNIYDSANELSRGLRELPEYKAVKAAKDAISADVEASKIFTEYVAFQEEIQRLAQTGQMPDASFQAKMEGFGKQIQGNSLLSEFFTKQQQLAIYLSDIEKIVFEPVSELLK; this comes from the coding sequence ATGTCAAATATTTATGATAGTGCAAATGAACTCAGTCGCGGTCTACGCGAATTGCCAGAATACAAGGCTGTTAAAGCAGCTAAAGATGCTATTTCAGCAGATGTTGAGGCAAGCAAAATCTTTACAGAATATGTTGCCTTTCAAGAGGAAATTCAAAGATTAGCGCAGACAGGTCAAATGCCAGACGCTTCCTTCCAAGCGAAGATGGAAGGTTTTGGCAAGCAGATTCAGGGGAACAGCCTCTTGTCAGAATTCTTTACCAAGCAACAACAATTGGCAATTTACCTTTCTGACATTGAAAAAATTGTTTTTGAACCAGTTTCAGAATTGCTAAAATAA
- a CDS encoding prephenate dehydrogenase has translation MAKTVYIAGLGLIGASMALGIKRDHPDYEILGYNRSQASRDIALKEGMIDRATDDFASFAPLADIIILSLPIKQTIAFIKVLANLDLKEGVIISDAGSTKSAIVDAAEQYLAGKSVRFVGAHPMAGSHKTGAASADVNLFENAYYIFTPSSLTSPDTLEEMKDLLSGLHARFIEIDAKEHDRVTSQISHFPHILASSLMEQTAVYAQKHEMARRFAAGGFRDMTRIAESEPGMWTSILLSNRETILDRIEDFKERLEAIGQAISKGDEEQIWNFFNQAREQRQAMEIHKRGGVDSSYDLYVDVPDEEDVILRILELLRGTSLVNIHINEENREDIHGILQISFKNAQDLERAEHLITENTDYTVVIK, from the coding sequence ATGGCAAAAACAGTCTATATCGCAGGTCTTGGATTGATTGGAGCCTCCATGGCCCTAGGTATCAAACGCGATCATCCAGATTATGAAATTTTAGGTTATAATCGCAGTCAAGCTTCGAGAGATATCGCCTTGAAAGAAGGCATGATTGACCGTGCAACGGATGATTTTGCTAGTTTTGCTCCTCTTGCGGATATCATCATTCTCAGCTTGCCAATCAAACAAACCATTGCTTTCATTAAGGTATTGGCCAACTTGGACTTGAAAGAAGGGGTCATTATTTCAGATGCTGGTTCGACCAAGTCAGCCATTGTGGATGCAGCGGAGCAGTATTTGGCTGGCAAATCTGTTCGTTTTGTCGGAGCCCATCCTATGGCTGGTAGTCACAAGACAGGGGCTGCCTCTGCGGACGTCAATCTTTTTGAAAATGCTTATTATATCTTCACGCCTTCGAGCCTGACAAGTCCTGACACACTTGAGGAAATGAAGGATCTGCTTTCAGGTCTTCATGCTCGTTTTATCGAGATTGATGCCAAGGAGCATGATCGAGTCACTTCTCAGATTAGCCATTTTCCTCATATTCTGGCTTCCAGTCTTATGGAACAGACTGCTGTTTATGCTCAAAAGCATGAGATGGCAAGACGCTTTGCGGCGGGTGGTTTTCGAGATATGACTCGAATTGCGGAAAGTGAGCCAGGTATGTGGACTTCCATTCTCTTGTCCAATCGTGAGACTATTCTAGACCGCATTGAGGATTTCAAGGAACGGTTGGAAGCGATTGGGCAAGCCATCAGCAAGGGAGATGAAGAGCAAATCTGGAACTTTTTCAATCAAGCGCGTGAGCAACGTCAGGCCATGGAAATCCATAAGCGTGGTGGAGTGGATAGCTCTTATGACCTCTATGTCGACGTTCCCGATGAAGAAGATGTTATCCTGCGGATTTTGGAACTGCTACGTGGAACTTCCTTGGTTAATATTCACATCAATGAGGAAAACCGTGAGGATATTCACGGGATTCTACAAATTTCATTTAAAAATGCTCAAGACTTGGAACGAGCCGAGCACCTCATAACAGAAAATACCGACTATACAGTCGTCATTAAATAA
- the aroC gene encoding chorismate synthase — protein MRYLTAGESHGPRLTAIIEGIPAGLPLTAEDINGDLKRRQGGYGRGGRMKIESDQVVFTSGVRHGKTTGAPITMDVVNKDHQKWLDIMSAEDIEERLKSKRKITHPRPGHADLVGGIKYRFDDLRNSLERSSARETTMRVAVGAVAKRLLAELDIEIANHVIVFGGKEIDVPENITVAEIKERAARSGVSIVNQEREQEIKDYIDQIKHDGDTIGGVVETVVGGVPVGLGSYVQWDRKLDARLAQAVVSINAFKGVEFGLGFEAGYRKGSQVMDEILWSKEDGYTRRTNNLGGFEGGMTNGQPIVVRGVMKPIPTLYKPLMSVDIETHEPYKATVERSDPTALPAAGVVMEAVVATVLAQEILEKFSSDNLEELKEAVAKHRDYTKNY, from the coding sequence ATGAGATATTTAACTGCAGGAGAATCACACGGTCCCCGTCTGACGGCTATCATTGAAGGAATTCCAGCTGGACTTCCTTTGACAGCTGAGGATATCAATGGCGATCTTAAACGCCGTCAGGGTGGCTACGGCCGCGGTGGTCGTATGAAGATTGAGAGTGACCAGGTTGTCTTTACTTCGGGTGTTCGCCACGGGAAGACGACTGGAGCTCCCATTACCATGGATGTCGTCAATAAGGACCATCAGAAATGGCTGGATATCATGTCTGCGGAGGACATTGAAGAGCGACTTAAAAGCAAACGAAAAATCACCCATCCTCGCCCAGGACATGCCGATTTGGTTGGGGGCATCAAGTACCGTTTTGACGATTTGAGAAATTCCTTGGAGCGTTCATCAGCTCGTGAAACCACCATGCGGGTGGCAGTTGGGGCAGTAGCCAAACGCCTCTTGGCTGAGCTGGATATAGAAATCGCCAACCATGTCATAGTCTTCGGTGGCAAGGAAATCGATGTTCCTGAGAATATCACAGTTGCTGAGATTAAGGAAAGAGCTGCCCGGTCTGGAGTTTCTATTGTTAACCAAGAAAGAGAACAGGAAATCAAGGACTATATTGACCAAATCAAACATGATGGTGATACCATCGGTGGGGTTGTGGAGACAGTCGTTGGAGGTGTTCCAGTCGGCCTAGGTTCCTATGTTCAATGGGACAGAAAATTGGATGCGCGATTGGCCCAAGCAGTTGTTTCTATCAATGCCTTTAAAGGGGTGGAATTTGGTCTTGGCTTTGAAGCTGGTTATCGTAAAGGCAGTCAAGTCATGGATGAAATTCTCTGGTCTAAAGAAGACGGCTATACCCGCCGTACCAACAATCTAGGAGGATTTGAAGGTGGTATGACCAATGGGCAACCAATTGTTGTTCGTGGCGTCATGAAACCCATTCCTACTCTTTATAAACCTCTTATGAGTGTGGATATCGAAACCCACGAACCTTATAAGGCAACCGTGGAGAGAAGTGATCCGACCGCTCTTCCAGCAGCAGGTGTAGTCATGGAAGCCGTTGTTGCAACGGTTCTGGCACAAGAAATCCTTGAAAAATTCTCATCAGATAATCTAGAGGAATTAAAAGAAGCAGTAGCCAAACACCGAGACTATACAAAGAACTATTAA
- the aroB gene encoding 3-dehydroquinate synthase, with protein sequence MKIRIDIPHHPYDIQIEKGCLAQAGQWLRELWQPQKVVIITDNHVASLYAEKVKLSLEDAGFQVAVFDFLEGEERKNLTTVQKVYEFLVKQGLTRSDGIVALGGGVVGDLAGFVASTYMRGIHFVQIPTSLTAQVDSSIGGKTGVNTPFAKNMVGTFAQPDGVLIDPLVLETLGKRELIEGMGEVIKYGLIEDPELWTLLTELDGSVESILEHAETLIEHSCQVKRKMVVEDELDNGVRLYLNFGHTIGHAIEATAGYGKVMHGEAVAMGMVQISKVAEKKGLMPAGITQSITEMCQKFGLPVDYENWDVDKLYQALTHDKKARGNTLKLVLVPELGSATIYPVSLEEMKDYLVK encoded by the coding sequence ATGAAAATCAGAATCGATATTCCTCATCATCCTTATGATATTCAGATTGAAAAAGGTTGTCTGGCTCAGGCTGGTCAATGGTTGCGAGAACTCTGGCAACCACAAAAAGTGGTTATCATAACAGACAACCATGTAGCCTCTCTCTATGCGGAGAAGGTCAAGCTCAGCCTAGAAGATGCTGGTTTTCAGGTAGCAGTTTTTGACTTTTTAGAAGGGGAAGAAAGAAAGAATTTAACCACTGTCCAGAAAGTCTATGAATTTTTAGTCAAGCAAGGTCTGACTCGTAGCGATGGAATCGTGGCTCTTGGTGGTGGTGTCGTTGGGGACCTGGCTGGTTTTGTAGCCTCTACCTATATGCGGGGCATTCATTTTGTTCAGATACCGACTAGCTTGACAGCCCAGGTGGATTCTTCTATCGGTGGAAAGACGGGTGTTAATACTCCATTTGCTAAAAATATGGTGGGTACCTTTGCCCAACCAGATGGGGTTCTGATTGACCCACTTGTTCTTGAAACCCTCGGAAAAAGAGAGTTGATTGAAGGAATGGGTGAAGTTATCAAGTATGGCTTGATTGAGGATCCAGAACTATGGACTCTATTGACGGAGCTGGATGGTTCTGTAGAGAGCATTCTGGAACATGCGGAGACTTTGATTGAACATTCTTGTCAGGTTAAGCGCAAGATGGTAGTTGAGGATGAGTTGGACAATGGTGTACGCCTTTACCTTAACTTTGGCCACACTATTGGTCATGCCATTGAAGCAACGGCCGGTTATGGAAAAGTCATGCATGGAGAAGCTGTGGCCATGGGCATGGTGCAGATTTCCAAGGTTGCTGAGAAAAAGGGTCTCATGCCAGCTGGCATTACCCAGTCCATCACAGAAATGTGTCAGAAATTTGGCTTGCCTGTTGACTATGAAAACTGGGATGTTGACAAGCTTTATCAGGCTTTGACTCATGATAAGAAGGCGCGTGGCAATACCTTGAAATTGGTCTTGGTGCCAGAGCTTGGTTCTGCAACCATCTACCCAGTTTCTCTGGAAGAGATGAAAGACTACTTGGTAAAATAA
- a CDS encoding shikimate dehydrogenase, producing MKLDGYTRLAAVVANPIKHSISPFIHNSAFEVTATNGAYVAWEIEAADLEVTVANIRRYQMFGINLSMPYKEQVIPYLDEMSDEARLIGAVNTVVNENGNLIGYNTDGKGFFKSLPSFTITGKKMTLLGAGGAAKSILAQAILDGVSQISVFVRSVSMEKTRPYLDKLQEQTGFKVDLYALEDVPELQARIAESDLLVNATSVGMDGQSSPVPESIVLSETLLVADIIYQPYETPFLKWARSQGNPAINGLGMLLYQAAEAFQLWTGKEMPTEEIWQSLTEKYQ from the coding sequence ATGAAGCTTGATGGCTATACACGTTTAGCTGCCGTTGTTGCTAATCCTATTAAGCATTCTATTTCCCCCTTTATTCACAATAGTGCCTTTGAGGTGACAGCTACCAATGGTGCTTACGTGGCTTGGGAGATTGAAGCGGCTGACTTGGAAGTCACAGTGGCTAATATTCGTCGCTACCAGATGTTTGGCATCAATCTGTCCATGCCCTATAAGGAGCAGGTGATTCCTTATTTGGATGAGATGAGCGACGAAGCGCGCTTGATTGGTGCGGTTAATACGGTTGTCAATGAGAATGGCAATTTAATTGGATATAATACAGATGGCAAGGGATTTTTTAAGAGCTTGCCTTCTTTTACAATTACAGGTAAGAAGATGACCCTGCTGGGTGCAGGTGGTGCGGCTAAATCCATTTTGGCGCAAGCTATTTTGGACGGCGTCAGTCAGATTTCGGTCTTTGTTCGTTCAGTTTCGATGGAAAAAACAAGACCTTATCTAGACAAGTTACAGGAGCAGACAGGTTTTAAAGTGGACCTGTATGCTTTAGAAGATGTTCCTGAACTGCAAGCAAGGATTGCCGAGTCGGATTTACTTGTCAATGCTACAAGTGTAGGGATGGACGGTCAATCATCTCCAGTTCCTGAAAGCATTGTCCTATCAGAAACTCTTTTAGTAGCAGATATCATTTACCAACCCTATGAAACGCCATTTTTGAAGTGGGCCAGAAGTCAGGGCAATCCAGCGATCAATGGCCTGGGAATGTTGCTATATCAAGCTGCAGAAGCTTTTCAACTGTGGACAGGAAAGGAAATGCCGACAGAAGAGATTTGGCAGTCCCTAACAGAAAAATACCAATAA
- the aroD gene encoding type I 3-dehydroquinate dehydratase, with translation MKLIVSVMPRSLEEAQALDATRYLDADIIEWRADYLPKEAILQVAPAIFEKFAGRELVFTLRTRSEGGEIDLSPEEYIHLIKEVAQLYQPDYIDFEYYSYKDVFEEMLDFPNLILSYHNFQETPENMMEILSELTSLNPKLVKVAVMAHTEQDVLDLMNYTRGFKTLNPEQEYVTISMGKVGKVSRITADVTGSSWSFASLDEASAPGQISLANMKKIREILDEA, from the coding sequence ATGAAATTAATCGTTTCAGTAATGCCAAGAAGTTTAGAGGAGGCTCAGGCTCTGGATGCCACGAGGTATCTGGATGCCGACATCATTGAATGGCGTGCCGACTATCTGCCTAAAGAAGCGATTTTGCAGGTGGCTCCAGCTATTTTTGAAAAATTCGCAGGCCGTGAGTTGGTTTTCACTCTGCGAACTCGCTCTGAAGGGGGAGAAATCGACCTTTCTCCAGAAGAATATATCCATCTAATCAAGGAAGTGGCGCAACTCTATCAACCAGACTATATTGATTTTGAGTACTACAGCTACAAGGATGTTTTTGAAGAAATGCTGGACTTCCCAAATCTTATTTTGAGTTACCACAATTTCCAAGAAACACCTGAGAACATGATGGAAATCTTGTCAGAGTTGACGAGCCTAAATCCAAAACTTGTTAAGGTTGCGGTGATGGCTCACACGGAGCAGGATGTGCTAGACTTGATGAACTATACACGAGGCTTTAAAACCCTCAATCCTGAACAGGAATATGTGACCATTTCTATGGGCAAGGTGGGCAAGGTATCTCGTATCACTGCGGATGTGACGGGTTCTAGCTGGTCTTTTGCTAGTCTAGATGAGGCTAGTGCTCCTGGGCAGATTTCCTTAGCTAACATGAAAAAAATTCGGGAGATTTTGGATGAAGCTTGA
- a CDS encoding class I SAM-dependent rRNA methyltransferase → MNRIRVSKRVEKKLAKGLVLLEASDLENINLKDQEVEVYRQEGNFLGTAYLSQQNKGLGWFVSKDKVAFNQAFFEALFRQAKEKRSVYYQDELTTAFRLFNQEGDGFGGLTVDLYGDYAVFSWYNSYVYQIRKVISEAFRQVFPEVLGTYEKIRFKGLDYESAHVYGQEAPDFFTVLENGVLYQVFMNDGLMTGIFLDQHEVRGSLVDGLAMGKSLLNMFSYTAAFSVAAAMGGASQTTSVDLAKRSRELSQAHFQANGISTDDHRFIVMDVFEYFKYAKRKGLTYDVIVLDPPSFARNKKQTFSVAKDYHKLISQSLEILNQGGIIIASTNAANVSRQKFTEQIDKGFAGRSYQILNKYGLPADFAYNKKDESSNYLKVISMKVSK, encoded by the coding sequence ATGAATAGAATAAGAGTCAGCAAACGGGTTGAAAAGAAGCTCGCTAAAGGGCTAGTTTTACTAGAAGCCAGCGATCTTGAGAATATCAATCTCAAGGATCAGGAAGTAGAAGTCTATCGTCAAGAAGGAAACTTTCTTGGGACTGCCTACCTTTCTCAGCAAAACAAGGGCTTGGGTTGGTTTGTCAGCAAGGACAAGGTGGCCTTCAATCAAGCTTTCTTTGAAGCACTGTTTAGACAAGCAAAAGAAAAGAGAAGTGTCTACTATCAAGATGAATTGACAACTGCCTTTCGTCTCTTCAACCAAGAGGGAGATGGCTTTGGCGGTCTGACAGTGGACCTTTATGGCGACTATGCTGTCTTTTCTTGGTATAACTCTTATGTTTATCAGATTCGCAAGGTTATCTCAGAAGCCTTTAGACAGGTTTTTCCTGAGGTTTTAGGGACCTATGAGAAGATCCGCTTTAAGGGTTTGGACTATGAATCAGCCCATGTTTATGGTCAAGAAGCACCTGACTTTTTCACTGTTTTGGAAAATGGTGTCTTGTATCAAGTCTTTATGAATGATGGCTTGATGACAGGGATTTTCCTAGACCAGCATGAGGTTCGTGGTAGTCTGGTTGACGGTTTGGCTATGGGCAAATCCTTGCTCAATATGTTTTCCTACACAGCAGCCTTTTCAGTAGCTGCGGCCATGGGAGGAGCAAGTCAGACAACTTCGGTTGATTTAGCCAAACGTTCACGAGAATTGTCTCAAGCACATTTTCAGGCAAACGGAATCAGTACAGACGACCATCGTTTTATAGTCATGGATGTCTTTGAGTATTTCAAGTATGCCAAACGAAAAGGCTTGACCTATGATGTGATTGTCCTAGATCCGCCTAGCTTTGCTCGGAACAAAAAACAAACGTTCTCTGTGGCCAAGGATTATCACAAGTTGATTTCCCAGAGTCTTGAGATTTTAAATCAGGGAGGGATTATCATTGCCAGTACCAATGCTGCCAATGTATCCCGCCAGAAATTTACAGAACAAATTGATAAAGGCTTTGCAGGAAGAAGTTACCAGATTTTAAATAAATACGGTCTTCCAGCAGATTTTGCCTATAATAAAAAAGATGAAAGTAGTAATTACCTCAAGGTGATTAGTATGAAGGTTAGTAAATGA
- a CDS encoding LTA synthase family protein yields MGTRLGFVLTLLILYWLKTLLAYTVDFNLDIQVGKLQGNYLAFIAFFNPLPLGLLLLALALYARSTKTFYSLSIAIYSLLFIWLYSNVFYYREFSDFITANTMKVVSKVSVGTAELELLRFWDFIYFMDFPLLAYLLYKKIIQLDRRPFKFRSSVAITALSALLFSANLFLAEIERPDLLSRGFSNYYVVRALSLPAFLGYSANQSYSANKERAKASETDLQPITDYIQEHSAKPNPDYFGLAKGKNVIYLHLESFQQFLLDYKLNIDGTDHEVTPFLNSLYHSQSTLAFSNIFNQVKAGKTSDAETMLETGLFGLDQGSFMVNYGGTNTQQAAPFILSKNGYQSSAVFHGNIGTFWNRNTTYKQWGYQYFFDASYFTKQDSSNSFQYGLNDKIMMKDSIQYLEHLQQPFYAKYITVSNHYPYASNLTGDELGFPLAKTKDETINGYFQTANYLDSAIKAFFDYLKESDLYEKSIIVIYGDHYGISNSRNPDLAPLIGKTSENWSNYDNAMLQRVPFMVVMPGYEKGQIINTYGGQIDILPTLEHLLGIESNSFLQVGQDLLSPDHQEIVAFRTANSFVTPKYTSYDGRTYYTESGLEISNLDEQAQTELEIVRQAASQQLKISDQIQTGDLIRFYQAEHLGKVDTESISYLNSLPILQKIEQEKGSQSTSLFSQRQGKTSADLFKAPSYQELHPESAETESKSQ; encoded by the coding sequence ATGGGTACCAGACTGGGTTTTGTCCTAACCCTTTTAATCCTCTATTGGCTCAAGACCTTACTAGCCTATACCGTTGACTTTAATTTAGATATTCAAGTAGGCAAATTGCAGGGAAATTACCTTGCCTTTATCGCCTTTTTCAACCCCCTTCCTTTGGGACTCCTCCTGCTGGCTCTAGCTCTCTATGCTCGCTCAACCAAGACCTTTTACAGTCTTAGTATAGCTATTTACAGCCTTTTATTCATTTGGCTTTATTCCAATGTCTTTTACTATCGAGAATTTAGTGACTTTATCACGGCCAATACCATGAAAGTGGTCAGTAAGGTATCTGTTGGTACTGCAGAACTAGAGTTACTGCGTTTTTGGGATTTCATCTATTTTATGGATTTCCCACTGCTGGCTTATCTTCTCTATAAAAAGATCATCCAGCTGGATAGGAGACCTTTCAAATTCCGCTCCAGTGTTGCTATCACTGCTCTCTCGGCTCTGCTCTTTTCAGCTAACCTTTTCTTGGCTGAAATCGAACGTCCTGATCTCCTATCGCGAGGATTTTCTAATTATTATGTTGTCCGCGCCCTTAGTTTGCCAGCCTTTTTGGGCTATAGTGCCAACCAATCCTACAGCGCCAACAAAGAACGTGCTAAGGCTTCTGAGACCGACCTTCAACCTATTACAGATTATATTCAAGAGCATTCTGCTAAGCCCAATCCAGACTATTTTGGCCTTGCCAAAGGGAAAAATGTGATTTATCTCCACTTGGAAAGTTTCCAGCAGTTCCTACTGGACTATAAACTCAACATAGATGGAACTGATCATGAAGTCACTCCCTTCCTTAATTCCCTCTACCATTCGCAATCAACCCTAGCCTTTTCGAATATCTTTAACCAAGTCAAGGCTGGTAAAACCTCAGATGCAGAAACCATGCTAGAAACCGGCTTGTTTGGACTTGACCAAGGTTCTTTCATGGTCAACTATGGAGGTACCAATACCCAGCAGGCTGCGCCTTTTATCCTATCAAAAAATGGCTACCAATCAAGTGCAGTCTTTCACGGTAATATCGGGACCTTCTGGAATCGAAATACAACCTACAAACAATGGGGCTACCAATACTTCTTTGATGCTTCCTATTTTACCAAGCAAGACAGTAGCAATTCTTTCCAATATGGTTTAAATGATAAAATCATGATGAAAGATTCTATCCAATATCTGGAGCACCTGCAGCAGCCTTTTTATGCCAAGTATATTACAGTGTCCAATCACTATCCCTATGCTAGCAATCTAACAGGCGATGAGCTTGGTTTCCCACTGGCTAAGACCAAAGATGAAACAATCAACGGCTACTTCCAAACAGCTAACTATCTGGATAGTGCTATCAAGGCCTTCTTTGACTATCTCAAAGAAAGTGACCTCTATGAAAAATCCATCATCGTCATCTACGGAGACCATTATGGAATTTCTAACTCCCGCAATCCTGACCTGGCTCCCTTGATTGGCAAGACTTCTGAGAACTGGTCGAATTACGACAATGCCATGTTGCAACGAGTTCCTTTTATGGTGGTCATGCCTGGCTATGAAAAAGGACAAATCATCAATACCTACGGTGGACAAATCGATATCTTACCGACTCTCGAACACCTCCTTGGTATTGAGTCCAATTCCTTCCTTCAAGTTGGACAAGATCTTCTGTCTCCAGATCATCAAGAAATCGTTGCCTTTCGGACTGCTAATTCCTTCGTCACACCCAAATATACCAGCTACGACGGACGAACCTACTATACTGAGAGTGGTCTTGAAATCAGTAATCTTGATGAACAAGCTCAGACTGAACTAGAAATCGTTCGGCAGGCAGCCAGCCAACAGCTGAAAATCAGCGACCAAATTCAAACTGGTGATTTGATACGTTTCTACCAAGCAGAGCATCTTGGAAAAGTTGATACAGAAAGTATTTCTTACCTCAATTCTTTACCAATTCTGCAAAAGATTGAGCAGGAAAAAGGTAGTCAATCAACCAGTCTCTTTAGCCAACGACAAGGTAAAACCAGTGCTGACCTTTTCAAGGCACCAAGTTACCAAGAACTCCATCCAGAGTCTGCAGAAACTGAATCAAAATCACAATAA
- a CDS encoding ABC transporter ATP-binding protein yields MIEFQNVSKLYGDKEALSNLNLQIENGEIMGLIGHNGAGKSTTIKSLVSIISPSSGRILVDGQDLSENRLAIKRKIGYVADSPDLFLRLTANEFWELIASSYDLTSSDLEASLARLLKIFDFAENRYQVIETFSHGMRQKVFVIGALLSDPDIWVLDEPLTGLDPQAAFDLKKMMKEHAQKGKTVLFSTHVLEVAEQVCDRIAILKKGHLIYCGSVEDLRKDHPDQSLESIYLSLAGRKEEVSDASQGH; encoded by the coding sequence ATGATTGAATTTCAAAATGTTAGTAAGTTGTATGGTGATAAAGAGGCTTTGAGCAATCTCAATTTGCAGATTGAAAATGGGGAGATTATGGGCTTGATTGGCCATAATGGGGCTGGAAAATCGACCACTATAAAATCCCTAGTCAGTATCATTTCGCCCAGCAGTGGTCGTATTTTGGTGGACGGTCAGGATTTATCGGAAAATCGCTTGGCGATCAAACGGAAGATTGGCTACGTAGCAGACTCGCCTGACTTATTTTTACGCTTAACGGCCAATGAATTTTGGGAATTGATTGCTTCATCCTATGATCTGACTAGCTCTGACTTGGAAGCTAGTCTAGCTAGGCTATTGAAAATTTTTGATTTTGCTGAAAACCGCTATCAGGTCATTGAAACTTTTTCTCACGGAATGCGTCAGAAAGTCTTTGTCATCGGAGCACTCTTGTCCGATCCTGATATTTGGGTCTTGGACGAACCCTTGACTGGTTTGGATCCCCAGGCTGCCTTTGATTTGAAGAAAATGATGAAGGAACATGCACAAAAAGGGAAGACAGTCTTGTTTTCAACTCATGTCCTAGAGGTAGCTGAGCAAGTCTGTGATCGGATTGCCATTTTGAAAAAAGGGCATTTGATTTATTGTGGTAGCGTAGAGGACTTGAGAAAAGACCATCCAGACCAGTCTTTGGAAAGTATCTACCTTAGCCTTGCTGGTAGAAAAGAGGAGGTTTCAGATGCGTCTCAAGGTCATTAA